Genomic DNA from Zonotrichia albicollis isolate bZonAlb1 chromosome 12, bZonAlb1.hap1, whole genome shotgun sequence:
ctgctgatcctcccaaaccccacaggtaGCTGGAGAAGGTCTCCAGCGATGAACCCTGCCAGAAGCAGCATCCAGGGTGTAGGCAATGGAAAATGAGATGTTTCTAAGTTTGGCCAGGCTCAGCTGGCTCCTTGCAGGTCCCAGCCTGTGAGTCACTGCTACGTGGGCCACCAGCACGGCCTCCCCTCTGGAGGAAGGAGTGGAGGTGGAAAAATAACAAGAGGAAACCAGTTGTTAgtagtgccagctccagggagagtGGGAGGAGGTGGCAGTCCTGGAGAGAAAGGTCAGGGCTGCATTGCAGGCTGCTACCTGATTTTAAATCCTGCCCTCATGCTAGGAAACTGCTTACAGGAACACACTTGTGCAATATGTATGTAGGGTCTGGGCTGATCTGAGGGGAGAATGAAAGCCTCCAACAGCAGCCAGGGGTGATGAAGGATTTGTTTCTGGTCCCTGCTCACTCATCTCCTCTGATTTCTACTGAGCTGTACCTGTGTACCCTGTAAAAACAAAATTTTGGCCCCTTGAAAACATTGTAAAAGAAGATGCACTTTTCAGATGTACTGAGAACAGGTACatccaaaattaaaataaaagaatgcaGCTGTCCAGCCTCTTCTGGTGCCTCAGCTCTCCTAACTGGTGCTAACTGGAATGCACCAGAGGGGGACACAAACCTCAGCTACTGTTCCGTTGTCCCTGCCATCAGTCCAGGAACACTTGGCAAGGCTGGGCTGTGacaccttcccttcccacagggATATCTGCAGCTGTGGATCAGCACTTCTGTTCTCCATTGACTTGCAAGAATTCCTTTTCTCCTGCACCCTCCCATCTGACAATTGCCACCAGTTGCCAGTGATTTTTCTCACCTCCTATCCCAAATGCTCAGAGCCAGCTGTCTCTCTGCTGGTAGACTGGCACTTCCCATCAAAGAAACCATTTCTTTATGCCTTCAAGGAAATCATAAAGCtgtcgggggggggggggtggggggaaggCACAGCCAGGTAGGATGCCAGGTCAAGGGGGAAACTGCTGCGTGAGacttgctgttgctggctgGTGATGCCCCTTCTCCCTGAGCGGGACTAATTCTCCCACTTGGAGCCGGAGCTGGATCTGTTATGCTCAGGCTCCCTCTAGTGCCTCCTTACCCCGCTGTTCTGCCTTCTCTGGACGTGTATCGGCCATTTGTCCCCACGGAGAATTTCTCCCATGGCACTCGCTGCCCTCGGGCATCGCTCGGCTCCACAGCACAGACGAGCCCTGTTTGCTCTCAGGCTGGGAACAGCCCTAAAATCGCCCCAAAGCCacgggcactgccagggcagggactcCTGGGGAGCTGCCAGACAGCCCAGTCCTGGTCAGCTCGCTGGGGTGAAGGAGGGGCTGAAGGAGGGGGTGAAGGTGCCAATATCCCACGGGGTGCTCTCCCTGAcaaggcacagccctgcacgCTGCAGCTGCACTTGGGTGGTGTCCGCAGAGCGAGTGGGGAtggctggggatggctgaagtgCCCGAGCAGCCCAGGGTAGGAATCCTCCCTGTAAGCCATCAGGAATAGCCAGAAGCATCCCTGCACTCTCCCCACGGCTCAATGGCTCCCCACTGGGGAGCAGTTTGTAGGGTCTGTGCCAAGCAAAGTCAGCTGGACTCCTGATCTGCACTGGTTTTGTGCTCACTGGGGAGCTTGTGCTGTCACACTGTGTCCAGCATCCTACATGAACATGGCCCTTCCTTGTCTTCTTCCTGTGGAAATGGGGAGGAAATTTCTTCACGTTTTGGGGAATGACCAGAGCCAGCCTCTGTTTGAGCCCCTGTAAAACTCAGCCTGGctcagctggcacaggcaccaCGCTGGACAGTGGGCAGTCCCTGGCATTACTGAAGGGGGCAGCCCCAGAAATTCCTTACCCCAGGGCAAAGTCACCTCACAGGGAGGGAGCAGGCAAGCTGAGGGAGGCTGCTGAAATGGGGTGGCAGCACGAAAACCGTGACAGACCAGAGATCAAACAGCATGAGTGTGCACGATGCAAGGACAGTGACCAAGATACAGCTGTCAAAGGCACTGTGGGATTTTTGTGTTATGACTTTTTCATCATTGTTTTGCAGCTGGAGTAACTACCATCCTATTCAATGAGCACTGCTCCTTTAATAGAGGACACTTGTGCTAAGGTGCACTAATTAAGTCTGTAATCACTAGAAGCATGACTAAAGGTTTTGAACTGGCCAATTGATCTCAGTAGCAGCACAATTAGAGGCACAGCAGCTCATCAGGGAACGGGAGAAATTCAAGGGGGTCAAGACCAGTTGATCACCCAGCAGTGTACACAGGCCCTGGTCCTGCCTTGGATCCTCCTTTTCACCTTGTTCTCTGCATTGGTTTGTAGTGATTTATAAACTGCCCTGGATATGTTACACTCAGCCCTATGAACAGAATGTTTTccagttttgttttattaatttGGCTTATGGATCTTGTCATCACGTGGGCATTAAGCACAGCTTCTCTAATCCCCACCTGGCTGACTGCTCATCTGAgtggccccagcagcagctgggaaagacTCCCAGGGAGATCCAACAGCAATAATTGCAGCAAGACCCTGAAAAAAGTTGGAAAGGATGGATAGAGCCCTAAAGTAAACCCTTCTGTTTCTTTCTATGGAGGAAGGTTCGGAAATTAGTTAAAAAGATCAAGAGATTAGAGATAATCTAATGGCCAAGCTCAGGGGGCTGGCAGCCTTTCTGCCTTTTGAAATGCAGTGGAGGCAAACACACCTCTGGGATTCAGTGCTGTCTTCCACTGAGCTTGGCTCTCTGTGTTATCAGGAGTCAGGGCTTCTCTCTACTGTTGGCTGCAATTAGCTGGCCACAGTGATGTACAAATATTTTAAGACTGGAGCTCTCTTCAGTggaaggaatttaaaaaaacaacagttTAAAAAGTCAGATGTTTGCATATCAAGGAGGATTTTGAGCAGGCCTTCATATTCCAGCTGCAAAATGCCAGTAAAAGAATATTGTtattttaatctatttttaCAAAACAGCTGCCCAGAATAGGGGTGGGGCTGGGAAATTAAGCCAAATACACTTTGCATCTTAGGTCTTGCTCAAAATAAGAGAGATATGGAAATTGAATTgtattatctttctttttcctgcctATTTTCATTTCACTCTCATCGGCATTACCAAGGACAATCTATTTTCCCCTgcttttataataggaagagtTTGTTTATAGCTATCTGAACTTGGGGCAGAATAGCAATTGCTCTGCAAGCAATCAGCCACTGAAACAATGTCCAGTTCACTCTCTACTGGCCGTGGGGCATTTGGTCTCTGGGCTATTTTTTCAGTCTGGGCTACTTTAAACAATTCACTTGTGCCTCTCACTATAAAATAAAGGCAATGCCATCAAAAGGTGGCAGTCTGTTCCCACAGAGCCCGGGtcttttctgctcatttttcagAGGTTCCCATTCAAAATCACAGCAGCCTTGGCCAGAAATGCTGCAATTGGTCAAGAGATAGAACCCCAGGGGGGTTGGGCAAGCTTGGCCTTCCTTGTTCCACTTATTCCTGTGCCACTTCTCCATGGGAGATGCCCCAATCCATAACCACAAATCCAGTctttccttggacacctccagggatggtggctcCACCACCACGCTGGGCAAACCATTATAATGTCTACCCTTTCAATGAGGAAATTTTCTCATCACAGCCATCATTTCAGTGTCTTTCACAGACTGAAATACCATACTTCAGTCCTTGTCTTTTGCAGGAGTGACACTTTAACCTGGCAACATGATCAGAACACGACACACCTGCACTGTGCCAGGTCTTTGCTGGGCATGAGGGTTCAGGGGGTGACCGAGGTGGCACAGCTTTCTGTCTGAAAGCAACAGAGCTGTTCGAGCCCCTGGTGCTTCACACAAATAAAAGATGAACGGCATTGAGTGAACCCGCCTTGAGGAGCACTGTTTGTGCCTGAATACACTGCCCAAGCGCGGTGAACGCGCAGATGAACCGAGCCCGGATTCCGACGGGGCCGAGAGCCTCAGGCTCCCGCGGGGATCGGGCAGGGCCAAGCAAGGCGGCCTCGGCTCCCTCAGCCCCCGGCTCCCTCGGCCCCCGGCCGGCAGAGACCATGGTCAGGGGACATGTTAGTGGGGGGACCGTGTTGCCGGGAACCGTGTTGCTGGGGGAAACGCGTTGCTAAAGGACCGGGTCCGCCACGTCGCTGGGTGTTGCGGTCCCGCCGCGGCGGGGCCCTCCCAGGTCGGGAGCGGCCTCGGGCCCCTCACGGAGCCGGTGCgggagcggcggccgcgggAGCCGGAGCGGTGCGGGCACAGAGCAGCGATTCAGGAAGGCAACAGGGAAAGTGCCGGGCGGAACTGCGGGACACGGGGTTCCGGCCCGGCCCTGATTCCCGGCAGCCCCTGCGGTGTTCTCTCTTTTCCggtccggcggcggcggcgagcgCGGCTCCGGTGAGGGCGGCCCCGCACCATCCGCGCCCATCCGGCACCATCCGCGCCCATCCGGCACCAtccgcgggccgggccggggctgtcGGAGCGGGGCGGTAACCGGGGCtcgggccgggcgggctctgTGCGGGAGCCGGCCCGGCTGAGCCGTGTGTGTTTCTCCCGCAGGTGCGACCATGGCCAAGTCCAAGAACCACACCACGCACAACCAGTGTGAGCGGGGCGGGGATCCCGGCGGGGTAACCGGGCCGGGAGCGGCGCGGTGAGGGCAGCACGGCCTGCCCGGGGGTTTGTGGCAGATAAGGTGGTACTGCATAGGGATCGAATGGGGGGGGTTTGAAGGAGTGTGATAACAGTCGGGACCTGTTTGGGCTCAACGTAGAATTAATATGTAGGTAGAAAAATAGGAGTGTTTATATTGGAAAACTGGGGATCGGTCTCTTATCTCAGGTAACCAGCAGTAGGGTGACAggatgcagagctgtgccaggggaggtttgggttggacattaggaagaatttcttcacaggaaGGGTGCCTGGACATTGGAGTGGGCTGCCTGgagaggtggtggtggtgtcACCGTACCTGGAGGTGTCCAGAGAAAGGCTGAACGTGCCTTAGTTGAGTTGGCTGGGTGGTGATGGTGGACTCAGATCtcagaggccttttccaacctgagTGATGCCATGGTGGTCACCATCAGCTAAGCAGGCAGAGGGACCTTTCACAAGAGCAGGCAGTGGCAGGACacaggggaatggcttcacactgacagagtaggcttaggttggatattaggaagaaatgcttccctgtgaggatgatgacacaggttgcccaaaCAAGCTGTGgcttctccatccctggaagtgtccaaggcttGGTCTGGTGAGAGATGTCCTTGCCTTTGGCAGAGGGTGGAACAGGATGGTCCTTAAAGTTATTTCCAACTCAAGCCATCCTGTCATTGTGTGATTATCCTGAAAAGCTTCATCCCTGGGATCCTGTGCAATCCAGAGATGGCCATAGTGATGAAATAGTTCATGGCTGGGGTCTTTCATCAGTGCTGTGATTAGCAGAGGTCACAGATGGGCTCTGCTTGGTCCTGCACAGTGAGTGACAGTGCCCTGTGACACTGACCACAAGGGCTTCAGTTTATTAGTGAGTGACGTGGTGCTGTCAGGGTGTCATTAGATAATGAGCTGCCTGAAATCTTTGGATTGGAAGCCCATGCAAAGGGATGAGCATAGAGATGTGGTTTTAATTGAGGTGTAGTTTGGATAGGAAGGGTCTGGAAATTGTCTATTCCACATCACTTTGATAGTCAGGTACACTTAAAAAGGAAACTAATGCAGCTGCTAAATAATAGCAGAAACTGGAATTTAAGTAATTGTCTCGTTTTCCACACAGCCCGCAAGTGGCACAGAAATGGCATCAAGAAGCCCAAAACCCATAGATATGAATCTCTCAAAGGGGTGAGTATTTCTGCTGATATTCCCAGGCTGTTGAGTCACTGAGGCTTaactgtggaaaaaaacccagaatttgTATTTTTTGACTGACACTTTTTTTGGAGACAGAGGCCTGTGTTGCAGGGGGTCAGAACCACTATGGGGTTCAGTTTTTTCACTTGCCTGACATGCAGCTGGGATATTTCTGACCCACATGAAATCTGCCCTTGTATGTCTATAAAACTGAATTTTAGTCAGTTTTGTCCCTGTCCTGTTCTGGTGGCTGTCATTgagtgctgtttccagtaaaacAAACACTTTCCAGTTAAATGGTTCCTTTGCCTTTTGAGTCCTGCTGGgtcttctcctcctctcctcctcttgTCTCTCCTTCAATATTGTTTTACTGTTTATACTAATCCAGATAATTTCACTTACAAAATAAGAGGAATTGTCATTTCTGGGCAAAACACATGGAAGTGACAGTATATTGCTTTTTGAGATAATTCAAATGGTACAACAGGATCTTTTTCCACACTTGAAAGTAAAAACAGCAAATTTGTCAGGGGAGGGTTatgattttatttgttttgtagATGTCACAGTCTACAAAGCTTTTTAGAAGTGATGTAAAAAATTGTCTTCTGTGGAGCTCAGTGAGGGTTCAGtcctgcctctcctgcagctTTGCCCATCctgttttttctttatgtttattgatggggtttgggatttttttgtttgtttatggtGATTAAGGAAAATGGATAttaaagcctgtttgcagaTGACTAAAATAATCTTgttgaaaaatcagaaaagaagTGTGAACTAGTCACAGCCTGCATTTGGGAATAATTGGAGCCACAAATGTTTTTAGATATGTCTCCTCTGCAACATggcttatttttcctttatttttatagGTTGATCCCAAGTTTCTGAGGAACATGAGATTTGCAAAGAAGCACAACAAGAAGGGGCTGAAGAAGATGCAGGCCAACAATGCCAAGCAGGCAGCTCAGCAGGCTGCTCAGCAGAAAAAGGACTGATGTGCTTTAACCAGAAGACCCAGTTTTCTTACTGGCATGTGTGttacagcattttttaaaataaaattgtatgTAACAAAGCCTTCACCTCCTGAATTTGAGGAGAGGCCTTGTTTGAGTTGTATTTTAGCTGCCAGCTGTGCATCAAGCCTGTGAGTAGTGATCCAGGGGAGCCTGACTGGCTTGCAGGTCCCTGGATCCTCCTTGTGCTTTTGGAAACTGGGCTGACATTTTCTTTCTCAGATTCCATGAGTCCAGTGATAATTCCTGGTGCTGTTACAACAAGGTGAAATTTCCAAGGGCTGTTACATGTCTACTGCTTTGCTATGTGGttccctgcagctgtgggaatCCAGGGAAATAGGAGGGGAGGGGGTGCTGGAGACCACAGGAGTTTGTGCTGGAGTTGGTGTGTGTTGTGTCCTGAAATACTTGCAGATATTGAAGCATTAATGGAGCTACCCATGGGAACGTGTAAGCGTTTGGGAATAtacaaaatgcacattttttaaTAGTGACTGATTTTAGGGAATCACTCCAGTAACAAAAGTACTGTGATGAAATGTGCTGGCTTGGGGAGACGAGGGGGATAACGTGTGAAATTCCGTGAGCCCTGGTTTTGGTCCTGCTGTTTTGTACATCAGGAAAGGACTTCACTCTCCAGGGCTCCCCCAACGCTGGCTCAGGCCGAGCTTTGCACTTTTGGCATGAGGCACCTACTGGAATGCAGCCGGCTGCTCTGAGATTGCAGTTCCTGTGCGTGTCCACCCGGTGGGGTAAATCAGCAGAGCGCACAGAGGCTTGATGTTCACACGGACCtgactgcagcagagcagcaaacaCTTGCAGgataaaaatcaattttaactAGAACATCCAATccatgtaatttatttttttaatagtttagcCAGTTACCAAAATTATTTGTGTTAATTTGAATTCTTTCTGGCTTAAATTCAAAAATTTTCTCCCAGTTCccattttttaattgtttttgaCTGATACAGAAAACCCACCCACCCCTAAACAAAGCAATATAAAGAGATTTACTAATCTGAAACTCACAAGTCAAGGGGGTTGTAAAGTCAGGGATGTCTGTAGCCCTTAGTTATCTGATTCCTGCTCTGTGCATCTCTTGGGCTTTTGTGGAGATTGGTGTTTGTCAGCCTGTTACAAACAAGTGTTTGAGGAGCTTAAAGGATCACCAGCAAAGGTATCAGTAAAAAACAGATTTAATATTGAGCAACAGCATGATAGAGTTCGTTGCAAGGTTCACTCCACTGCTTGCTAGATGATTAAGGCACACAAAGTGGAGTTGTTGCTGGTACTGAAGGAGATGGGAGTGGCTGGTCCAGCGAGGGTCAGTGTGGTCAGTCTGGTGTAGATGTGTGTTAAAAGAGTTTCAGGAAAAAACCTCTGAACAGAGCACTTAGTGTTTGTCAGTCTACACCTTTACCTGTGTGTCTGCAGATTTTCTACCCAGTGTAAGTTGTGCATTTTAAATCTCTAGCACTAAAACTTTTCtgtaagaaaaaggaaagaagggagATTTCATCTCAGTCCCCTTGATGTGTTCCCCAGATTGCTTGTGTTGTGAGTAGCTCACCTGCAAGATGCAGTCTGAGGgaagagaggggcaagggtcagGCTGAGAAGAAGATGTTGGAATGTTAAGGAGAAGCAGAGGGCAAGATTTGGGTTTCCTGTGGGTCCAGGCAGCTCCCCCAGGCCTGCCTTCAGAGCAGCCTTTTCATCTCGCTGCCCTTCATGCTGCCCTTCAGTGGGACAGCTTCCCAAATAAGGCCTTGCTGACTTTCTGACCAAAATAGCGGCTGCGTGACAAAATGCAGCCCAGAGGAACGTAACCTTAATCCAGGCATCATTGTGTAGCAAGAGACAGGAATTCTGTGAGCTTCCACAGGTGTCAGGTTTGTTGTTGTGTGCTCCCTGCTCATGTGGTGGCTCTGCAGGACGCTGCCTGGACATCAGTGACCACCTGCTGCATGTGCTAACCCTGACACCTGTGTTCACAGCTCTCCTCTTTGTACAGTCACCCCAGCCCCAAAGGGGGAAGCTGTGcaggggaatttgtgctgaCTCTGCCTCCGGGTGGGTCTCCATCCTCTTTCTCTGGCCCTGTGAAATCATGTGAGTTCTGTTGGTGAAGAGGGGTTGGAGATCCTTTTTGGGGGCATTACGTATACAGAGCCCAGGAGGGGGGaccagcagctgtggcccacttGAAACTATTCCTATTACACAGAGCTCTCTCATCTTTGACATTTGAAAACTGCAAAACTCTCATGATGAAGTGTTTGGTATTCTGCAGAGCTCAAAAGCATCTCAATGCTTAACAACTGCTGTACATCAACTTATACATCTCATGCTTGCTGCTGCTGTATGTCATACTTGCTGCAGGTTATTTCTCCCTTTTGCAATTAAGAGGACTCAGTATCAGGTTCCAGTTTggctcctttctctgctttgacttaaaaaagaaaaaaggcaaagggCGTGTAACCAAATCCCAAATCATCTCGTTTGGCAAAGGTGAGCCATTGCTGTGAAAGCCAAGAGCATGGAACTGGGATGGGGGGGAATCAAAGCCCTGCAAAATGCTCTGATGGAGCAGGGTGTTCACTGGGGACATTGATGTTCACAGTGATGACAAAAAGTAGGGCTGGACCCATGTTGCTGTGTCCCCCTTTACTGCCTTTCAATAGTGTGGTCAAAAAGAAGCAGCAACAGAACACATGTTCTGCTTTGCCCAGGTTTCAAGGCTGTTGCAGGTGTTTCTACACCACAGGGGCTTTGGCTTGGTGAGGTGTTTATCTGACGTACCTTAGCTCATGTTACACTGCCACTGCCCTGCTAGCAGATTTAGGCAGAGGTTTTATTAGGGCAGTGAGTACAAAATTTCATCTGAGCTTCCTGCAGTCACTTGGTTCACACAGCAAAGTTTTATTGAGGGCTGAGGAGAGGCCCCAAATACACTGATAAAGCTGCAAACCAGGGCAGGAGTTTAAATCTACAGCAAAGGCGAGCATATAAATggcctgagagctgtggcagtgtCCAGTGGCATGGGCTGCTGTCacctgcctgcacagctcccatCTCTGCTGGGGAGGTAAGAGCACACAGATCTAGGGACTGTTTTAGACACTCATAAATTACTTTTTgcctgatttaaaaaaaaaaaaaaagttaattgctttttcttccccagaCAATGTGGACTTGTGTCACATTTCTCAAATGTTTTTGTGCACCAGAAGTTCACTACACGTGCACTGAAAACTGTGAACTGGTTTGGAGTTGCACAGATCCATGGATTCCTCTGGGTGGTTTTCATTCACTGTTAGCACATCCCTGTGTGggggctcagccaggctgatccTCCAGGGGCACTGTTTTTTCATCCTGCTCACCCACTCTCTGGCCTGTCATGTCGTGTTACGTTCCTTGTGCAGTTGTTCCTGTGTTTTAGCCAGCAGTGAATCCACCCACAGCTCCTCACCCTGCAGCATTTGCTGTCTGACTGGAGGACAGGCACTGTGTTAGGGCAGGCCACCTGGCAACAGTTTTCCTGGCTTCCCAACCTCCTGTTCTAAGGATGGGAAAAGCCTAAATAGTCTCAGTATATCTGCTTTTCTAGTGACAAATTTTGGCTGCTACAAAACCTTTGTCTTCTCTCTCCAGCCACCACTTTCCCTCTTGGAAAAGGGTTGGCAGCAGGTGAGGCTGTGGCTTTCTGCTGCCAGTGCCATTGAGCCAAGGGGGAAGAGCCCAGACACAGGGCCAGGTAGCTCTTCCCAGCCATCCTTTTCCCTGGGTCACAGCACAGTCCAAGCCACCAAGCTGACTGAAGGAAAGGGGTTAACCTTATTTTCTCTCTTGTTCACCCTCCAGGGAGCCAAAGCCTATCAGTAAGCAGTGAGGAATATTTTGAAGTCCTTTTTGTATGCTGGGATTTGGCCAGGACAGAGGAAGATAAAGGGGCTGTCAGTGGTGCCTGATGTGATGTGAGTGCAGGTGAGGGTTGCCCATGGGGTGGGTGGCCATGGGTGTGGGGACAGCTGGCATCACCTCAGCTCCTGGCTGACCCCCAGCTCTTGGCAACTCTGGAGGTTCCCAGGCCTGAGGTAAAACATGAGGACATGCTGTGTCCTCGCAGGTGGGAAACAACTGCTGCTGCTACACTGCAGAGGTGGAAAATGTTTCATCTCTAGGCTACAGATTAGCTGGAAACAGAATCTGTTAACACCTGGGAGCATTTCCTGTCACAGGGTTCTCAGACCTATATTTCCATTGCCTTCTGATGCACCTGTAGTCCTGCTGAACCTGCAGTATCTGTGGCATCAAGGGCTTGGATCCCTTGGGGAGACCCCTTTGAGTGGGTCAAAGAGATGTTTGCATTACAGCTGTTTCCAAAATACTCTAGGTTTCTAGCTGACAGGTTAATTTTCTTAGTTTTTCTGTTGTTATAAGCCTTGGTTTAGCAAAACATTTGGTGCTGCTTGTCCAGAGGAAAGACACAGCCATGTCCTTGCAAACAATCAACCACCTCTCTCATCCCTGGTTTCCCTGAACTGCAGTATTTCATCATTGCTATAAATGAGATTGTGTCACAGCTGCTTTAGGGTGTTATTTCCAcagaagtggggaaaaaataaatctggtttggggaggaaaggcagaaggaaagcagcagagctggagcactggcccaggccagggctgagggcagcaCTGCCCGGGCTTGCACCTGCACTGTCCCGTGCCTGCCCTGCCAATGTTTGTTTTGCTTGGATAAACGATTGACTTTAGCAACACGACTGCAATGTGGGAGTTGTGCTGGGGCTGTAATTCGATGGGAGGAGGCAGCTAtgtgcagggagagctgctaATGCCACAGGAATGCTGCACTTCCTTGGGGTGAGAGGAGACACTGCTGTGGCTCCTTGGCCCTTCTGTcaccctgtgcctgggagctgAGACCCAGAGTGGGCTTGTGCATTTCTCAGTGGCCCAGATCGATGTGATTTGACAGGGAAAATTGGGGGGCTCATTTTTTGTAGTGAGGCtcccacccagggctgcaggaggactATGAGGGGCCAGTACCTGCCTCCCACCAGGCTGGGAGAGACAGGAAGGAGCATCCAGTCCAGCTCAGTAATGGCTTTTATTCATGTTTCCAAAGCAAAGTGAGGTCTTCTTTGGGCATTACAGGGTGCCAgtcaggctggcagggaggaggaggggtaCCCTTGGGATAGCCAGGGTGAAAGTAGAGAGGAGAGGGACTGTCCCTGGCACATGGATCTCAGTGATGGCTGAAGGGGGTTTTAATTCTTATTTCATTGCTAAAATGCTGCCCATGCTGCAGTTAAACCAGCAGGCAccagtgccagctcctgagCCTGCTCACCATGGGAGAGTTAGGAGATGGAACATGGCAGCTCCCCACGAGCACCCATGGCTCTGTTGGATGGACTTTGCTGTTGGGCTGGCAGCACAACACCTCCTTGGAGGCTTGAAGCTCCAGCTGTGATGTCACCTTGCCAGAAGTAGCCCCCAGCAGTGGTTTCATTAATCATGAGCACACAACAGGGGTGAAGCTGTCACTGAACCTCCAAGGAATGAGCAGCTGAGGCACTGGGTATTAACAGGTTTTATTTCCCCCTGGCCACCCTTCTCAGCACTCAGTCTTCATGCTGGTAGCCAGGGGACTGAGTCAAGGAGATGAGATGCAGAGCTGGAGGGTTTAGGAGATTCAAGCTGTCCATCTGGCCTCAGATTTATTCAACCCCCTTCATAAACTCCAGGAACTCTGCCAAGGGGAAGACATTGGAGACAAGAGGTGTGAGGTGAGACTGAAGTGCCCTCCCAGCTGTCAAGTGTGCTCTTGGcagcttttcccagccctgtctcCTGTTCCACCCTCACGATATGTGAGAGGCCAAGGGGGGGATGGCTACTGCTCCTCGACTGTGGCAAGGACTCCTTGTGACTCCTGCTGGAAATGTCACTGGAGCCCAGCATCCCCCTCAGCTGCCACCACATGGTCTGGGCATCATTTTTTCAGCACCACATTCAAAGATACAGCCCTTCAGAAGTGGTGCTGGTGTTAatgggggcaggaggggactGGTGAAAAGTGGCAG
This window encodes:
- the RPL29 gene encoding large ribosomal subunit protein eL29, coding for MAKSKNHTTHNQSRKWHRNGIKKPKTHRYESLKGVDPKFLRNMRFAKKHNKKGLKKMQANNAKQAAQQAAQQKKD